In Primulina eburnea isolate SZY01 chromosome 5, ASM2296580v1, whole genome shotgun sequence, a single window of DNA contains:
- the LOC140831740 gene encoding RING-H2 finger protein ATL64-like: MADSDHNVRIETEPSDGFLLSEKLMLAVVGILSAALVFVIGRHVYDRWYFMRLRRRERELHRRRPGPRIHSVLFGTNVPHHHIVDRGLEMVVLSSLPVFLYPRGEVQEEEPPQGCTVCLSEFEKDDIIRLLPKCNHSFHVDCIDMWFYSHSTCPLCRSRVERVAKPVQSRGRPGSSSGHGGESVSCEEGGNGDTAAADVETVSPPPDRFEYYLEDEDLAPCSGASQGVRFSRNRLMTLKRILSISRKPTDGGAAVDVGGGATCVDLERGELTRESNHAHTPNG; this comes from the coding sequence GACTGAACCCTCTGATGGGTTCTTGTTAAGCGAGAAATTAATGCTAGCCGTCGTCGGTATACTCTCCGCCGCGTTGGTTTTCGTCATCGGCCGCCACGTTTACGACCGATGGTATTTCATGCGTCTGCGGCGCCGTGAGAGGGAGCTGCATCGGCGCCGCCCGGGCCCGAGAATTCACAGCGTGCTTTTCGGCACTAATGTCCCTCACCACCACATTGTAGATCGGGGGCTAGAGATGGTGGTGCTGAGTTCGCTTCCGGTTTTTCTTTACCCCCGAGGCGAGGTGCAAGAGGAGGAGCCGCCGCAGGGATGCACCGTGTGCTTGTCGGAGTTTGAGAAGGACGACATCATCCGCCTCCTGCCGAAATGTAATCACTCCTTCCACGTCGACTGTATCGACATGTGGTTCTATTCTCACTCGACCTGTCCCCTTTGCCGGTCGCGGGTTGAACGGGTGGCCAAACCAGTGCAGAGCCGGGGCAGGCCTGGTTCCAGCTCTGGTCATGGCGGTGAGTCCGTCTCGTGTGAGGAGGGTGGGAATGGCGATACCGCGGCGGCGGACGTGGAAACTGTGTCGCCGCCGCCTGATAGGTTTGAATACTACTTGGAGGATGAGGACTTGGCTCCTTGCTCGGGAGCGAGTCAGGGGGTGAGGTTCTCCAGGAATAGGTTGATGACTTTGAAGAGGATTCTCAGTATAAGCAGAAAGCCGACAGATGGCGGAGCCGCCGTGGATGTTGGCGGCGGGGCCACCTGCGTGGACCTTGAGCGCGGGGAGTTAACTCGAGAGTCGAATCATGCGCACACACCAAATGGATGA